The Candidatus Planktophila sp. nucleotide sequence CTGGCATACCTATCATTAACCGTGTTTTTAATGTCTTCGGCGCTAATAGCCGATAGTGATTTTATTAAAAAATTTCTTAGAGTTTCAGTGATTGTCGGCATAATTCTTATCGTCTATGGAAACATTCAATATTTTAATTTAGATCCACTTCCATTTGCAACTGCCTATACCGTTAATGCTCCAGTTGGAACACTTGGGAACTCTAATTTCCAGTCAGCCTTTATGGGAATAATTGCTGTTGTAGCGTTTACATTGGCGTTAAATTCTGCATTTTCAATCGCAGTCAGAATTGGGTTAGTTTTAACGGGATTTACAGCGGTAGTAGTAATTTATGAAACTTTGGCTAAGCAAGGCTATTTTGCTTTAATGGCTGGAACTTTGGTGGTAGCCATTTTGTGGCTATTTATGAATAGCCAAAAAACTCTGGGCATCGCTGTATCCGGTTTTGGAGCGATAGGTGCCGGATTAGTTTTTCTTGGTCTTATAAATGCCGGCCCACTTGCAAGTTATCTGTACAAGGGTTCTTTAGAAGCACGAGGATATTATTGGAGGGCAGCGCTTAAAATAATAGGTGATCATCCTTTTCTTGGTGTTGGTATGGATAGTTTCATTGATTGGTACAGACGATCAAGGCCAAGTGATTTTTATGAAAATGGATTCTTTTCATATACAAACTCAGCTCACAATGTTTATTTAGATATAGCATCTAGCGGTGGAATTCCTTTGCTTTTGGTTTACTTTGCGATCATCTCCCTTGTGATTCTCTCAATAGTTCGAGTCGTGAAGCGAAACGCGGGTTTCGACATCTATTTTGTTGCGATAGTTGGCGCATGGGTGGCCTATCAGGCTCAATCATTTGTCAGTATTAACCAATTGGGGCTGGCTATTTGGGGATGGGTTTTATCAGGTCTGATTATTGGCTATGAGATCAATACAAGAGATGAAAAGCCTGAGGGAGATGTATCTGTAAAGAGTAAACAGCCCCAGCGAAAAGGTAAGGTTGTGGTACAGCCACTTTCCTCGGCAGCACTAATGAGGGTTTTTGGTGGAGTGATACTGGGGGCGATAGTGGCTATCCCTCCCTATTATGTAAATGCTAGTTTTTTCTCAGCTTTGAAGTCCGGCGATATTAAGGCAGTGCAAACAGCCGCATACTTAAAGCCAATTGATGAGAGACGCCTTCTTCATGTAGCTACAATTTTGAGGGATAACAAAATGGATTCTGAGGCGATTGCTGTAGTTCGTGATGCTACTAAGGGTTATCCAGACTCCTTCGATTTCTGGCAGTTGTGGACAACTATTCCGACGGCAGCACCTGCAGATATTGCAGCAGCAAAGGCAGAAATGCTGCGCTTAGATCCTTTTAATCCCGATATCAGGTAACAGGGGCTATAGAAGAGTAGGTATTTAGTCCATTTATTAACGGCAATCATTTATTGTTTACCTATAAGTTTTACTGATTGGGGATGTTGTGTTCACACTCGTGGCTATTACCTTTGCCGTATTAGGTATCGCACTAGTTTTGGGTTTTGTCCCAGGCTCCATTATTACCGCTGCGATTTCTGGTGGCTCTAAAAGCCGAGGTCCTGTTGCTCTAGGAATATCGATTGGTATTGGCTTTGCGGTCTCGAGCATCGCCTCGGCTTGGGCATTTGGGTTATTTGGCGCGAACAGCTATCTCACTATTTTAATTGTTCTTACACTTCTTTCTCTAACTCTTCTCATTATTCCGGCCATTAGAAAAACTTTAGTAGTTTGGAAAGAGTTTGGACGGATAGATGCCTTGCTACTCCTGGTTCCCTTTGTAACGGCTTTTTACAGTAAGCCTTATTGGGAAGGCGCTACTGCTCTTAAAATAACCGCAGGCAGCGGTCCCGATATCCCACAGAATTTAATGACGGTACTTGCCCAACAAGGAGTTGGATCGACATGGGCGCAAGGTCGAGATAATTTTTTAGCTTTCTTAGGGGACAAAAACTTAGGTGAG carries:
- a CDS encoding O-antigen ligase family protein, whose product is MLDTRSKKLLGTITLAALMAVTLVVAPYTLIDPINLPKLSVLTFCAILALSLFINAFKSIARSKFKILFILLSLFVLQIILVLIFSGANFGGQIYGTFGRNTGALAYLSLTVFLMSSALIADSDFIKKFLRVSVIVGIILIVYGNIQYFNLDPLPFATAYTVNAPVGTLGNSNFQSAFMGIIAVVAFTLALNSAFSIAVRIGLVLTGFTAVVVIYETLAKQGYFALMAGTLVVAILWLFMNSQKTLGIAVSGFGAIGAGLVFLGLINAGPLASYLYKGSLEARGYYWRAALKIIGDHPFLGVGMDSFIDWYRRSRPSDFYENGFFSYTNSAHNVYLDIASSGGIPLLLVYFAIISLVILSIVRVVKRNAGFDIYFVAIVGAWVAYQAQSFVSINQLGLAIWGWVLSGLIIGYEINTRDEKPEGDVSVKSKQPQRKGKVVVQPLSSAALMRVFGGVILGAIVAIPPYYVNASFFSALKSGDIKAVQTAAYLKPIDERRLLHVATILRDNKMDSEAIAVVRDATKGYPDSFDFWQLWTTIPTAAPADIAAAKAEMLRLDPFNPDIR